Proteins encoded in a region of the Paenibacillus sp. W2I17 genome:
- a CDS encoding ABC transporter permease → MGKYVLKSLLQIIPVLFIVSLIVFILVRVTGDPVALMLPETATAEDRAVLTQALGLDQPLYTQYVKFLGSAIQGDFGQSFRYNQPALELVLERLPASFELAVAAMFFAVLMAVPLGVISAVKRNTFTDLIISGISVIGKAMPNFWMGIMLILLFSVMLGVLPVSGRGGLSHLILPAFTLGVGLAAQMTRLIRSSMLEILNQDYIRTARSKGLGRMVVIVKHAFRNGLIPVVTIMSLQFTSLIGGTLITETVFSWPGLGQLLVVAVNTHDMAIVQAAVFVIAVIVVVTNILTDVAYRLLDPRIKYD, encoded by the coding sequence ATGGGCAAATACGTACTTAAGTCATTACTGCAGATCATTCCGGTACTGTTCATTGTTTCATTAATTGTGTTCATATTGGTTCGAGTTACCGGTGATCCGGTTGCGCTAATGTTGCCTGAAACGGCTACCGCTGAAGATCGTGCTGTTTTGACACAGGCACTTGGTTTGGACCAGCCTTTATATACGCAATACGTGAAGTTTCTGGGCAGTGCAATACAGGGAGACTTTGGTCAATCTTTTCGCTACAATCAGCCTGCATTAGAGCTTGTGCTGGAGAGGTTGCCTGCCAGCTTTGAACTGGCGGTAGCGGCTATGTTTTTTGCCGTGCTAATGGCTGTTCCACTTGGTGTCATTTCAGCTGTCAAACGCAATACATTTACCGATCTCATTATTTCAGGAATATCCGTTATTGGTAAGGCGATGCCGAACTTCTGGATGGGGATTATGCTTATCCTCTTGTTCTCCGTCATGTTGGGTGTATTGCCAGTCTCAGGTCGTGGAGGATTGTCACATCTGATCTTGCCGGCATTCACGCTTGGCGTCGGGCTGGCTGCGCAGATGACCCGGCTGATTCGCTCCAGCATGCTGGAGATTCTGAACCAGGACTATATTCGAACAGCCCGCAGCAAGGGGCTTGGCCGGATGGTTGTCATTGTAAAACATGCGTTTCGCAATGGATTGATTCCGGTCGTGACAATTATGAGTTTGCAGTTTACAAGTCTGATCGGGGGAACCTTGATTACGGAAACGGTATTCTCCTGGCCTGGACTGGGTCAATTGCTGGTCGTTGCAGTCAACACACATGATATGGCGATTGTACAAGCAGCAGTGTTTGTCATTGCGGTTATCGTTGTAGTAACCAACATCTTGACGGATGTAGCCTACAGGCTACTTGATCCGCGCATCAAATACGACTAG
- a CDS encoding ABC transporter substrate-binding protein — protein MKKRQWTGLWITLLAVVMVLSACGGKSTSTNDSSATEGTGSGSASTTLTIAAATDIESFDPHNNNNTSSEAVLVNVFDYLIKNDSEQKKVAGLATSWDQVDDTTWRFKLREGVTFHNGDPFTSADVKYTLERVAKDETLKQNSYFKNIVEVKAVDDYTVDIITDGPDPLLLNRLSKMGAGILPAKYIADNGFDAFLKQPVGTGPYKFSKWTKDDRVELVKNENYFDGEPKWNEVVFRVIPEASTRVSELLAGGVDVASSIPSTDIARIEGEADKKIVKAPIQRVLQLIFRQTEGSITADPKVREAIDLAIDKQGIVDSIAGGAGIVTRTSVTPGNFGADPSLYKTSLYDQEKAKQLLQEAGYAEGEAEMTISVSAQYKEQAEVVAAMLEQAGFKINLDVLEASAFSERYSSKSFKEIFMIGIGNSLFDASNNYNRYMLEEAKGESDYNNPEVEKLLQSALVNMDPASREKEYQHVQQIFSEERPAVYLYQMEGVYGTNAKVNFAPRSDEMFYADEITPVAQ, from the coding sequence ATGAAAAAAAGACAATGGACAGGCTTGTGGATCACGTTACTGGCAGTTGTAATGGTACTCAGCGCTTGCGGAGGAAAATCGACAAGCACAAATGATAGTTCCGCAACAGAAGGAACGGGCAGTGGAAGCGCAAGTACAACACTGACCATTGCTGCAGCAACAGATATTGAGAGTTTCGATCCGCACAACAACAACAACACCTCCAGTGAGGCGGTTCTGGTCAACGTTTTTGATTATCTAATCAAAAATGACAGTGAACAGAAGAAAGTTGCGGGACTTGCGACATCATGGGATCAGGTCGATGATACAACATGGAGATTTAAGTTGCGTGAAGGTGTTACCTTCCACAATGGCGATCCATTCACTTCAGCAGATGTAAAATACACGCTGGAGCGCGTAGCCAAGGACGAGACACTGAAACAAAATAGTTATTTCAAAAATATCGTAGAAGTTAAAGCGGTGGATGACTATACCGTAGATATTATCACGGATGGTCCAGATCCGTTGCTCCTGAATCGTTTGTCCAAAATGGGAGCTGGCATTCTGCCAGCAAAATATATTGCAGACAACGGGTTTGATGCTTTCCTGAAACAACCGGTAGGCACAGGCCCTTACAAGTTCAGTAAATGGACCAAAGATGATCGTGTGGAACTGGTGAAAAACGAGAACTACTTTGACGGTGAACCAAAATGGAATGAAGTGGTATTCCGCGTTATTCCTGAAGCCTCCACTCGTGTATCCGAATTGCTTGCTGGTGGTGTAGATGTTGCGTCTTCCATTCCATCCACTGACATTGCACGGATCGAAGGCGAAGCAGACAAGAAGATTGTCAAAGCGCCAATCCAGCGTGTGCTTCAGTTGATCTTCCGCCAGACAGAAGGCAGCATCACGGCTGATCCAAAAGTTCGTGAAGCAATTGACCTGGCTATCGACAAACAAGGCATTGTGGACAGCATTGCCGGCGGAGCAGGTATCGTAACCCGCACGTCTGTAACTCCGGGCAACTTCGGTGCTGATCCTTCATTGTACAAAACGTCACTCTATGACCAGGAAAAAGCCAAACAGCTCCTGCAAGAAGCTGGCTATGCAGAAGGTGAAGCAGAGATGACCATCTCCGTTTCTGCACAGTACAAAGAACAAGCTGAAGTTGTTGCAGCCATGCTGGAACAAGCCGGATTCAAAATCAATCTGGATGTCCTGGAAGCAAGTGCATTCAGTGAACGTTACAGCTCCAAATCATTCAAAGAAATCTTCATGATCGGTATCGGCAACTCCTTGTTCGATGCTTCGAATAACTACAATCGTTATATGTTGGAAGAAGCAAAAGGCGAGTCGGATTACAACAATCCTGAAGTAGAGAAACTGCTTCAATCTGCATTGGTAAACATGGACCCTGCGTCTCGTGAGAAAGAGTATCAGCATGTACAGCAGATTTTCTCTGAAGAGCGTCCAGCCGTTTATCTGTACCAAATGGAAGGTGTATATGGAACAAATGCTAAAGTGAACTTCGCGCCGCGCAGTGACGAGATGTTCTATGCTGACGAGATTACACCTGTTGCACAGTAA
- a CDS encoding S9 family peptidase — MNQRPIMPEDLRHYRWISQPVISPNGRVAYVEQTIDQDKNEYNTQIRGISLDGDEDIALSDGTKDSSPAWSPDGTQLTFIRSEDGGKGLWTLDSDKKEPVMLIPFARKILSYIWSPNGNYIAFTSKVQPEEQQNKAEVHQVRGKVFERTTPKAEGSGWWDGQYSHLFVYEIESGKITQVTSGLWNISAPAWSPDSQSLSFISKQVEDEELDADLLHFTDVYSIRLGESDLFKVTDSSLVVSQFSYSPDGQQLILIASDRKYGSGSHNRLYAVPVHRGIPRPIAPQVDMQLGNAALGDMKSAAASPSPLTDNKHSELGVYVLGTQNGNVDVYHIQDNGECKSVTGDGEKDVYQYTLTSDGTSLVIAALTAEHPGELYRVDINSGEMFRLTRRNDEFMTELAINVPVRVEFTSSDGWPIQGWLATPAVRSSNGKLPLILQIHGGPHAMYTGTFSHEMQTLVAQGYAVLWVNPRGSMGYGQEFARACRGDFAGGDYRDLMEAVDYALATYDFLDESRLGVAGGSYGGVMTNWIVGHTHRFKAAVTQRCISNWLSMYGTSDIGISYVEGVIGGNPAENAEFLWSRSPLAHAHHIETPLLIMHGEQDYRTPIAQAEELYTTLKRYGKKTKLIRYPGSNHSLLKSGKPSLRIDSFEQVNAWFNQYLGNEEGEQ, encoded by the coding sequence ATGAACCAAAGACCAATTATGCCGGAGGATCTGCGTCACTATCGTTGGATCAGTCAGCCAGTGATCAGTCCGAACGGACGAGTGGCTTATGTGGAACAGACCATAGATCAGGATAAAAACGAATATAACACACAGATTCGGGGAATCTCCCTCGATGGTGATGAAGATATTGCACTTTCAGATGGCACGAAAGATTCCTCGCCTGCGTGGTCGCCGGATGGGACACAGCTCACATTCATTCGCTCAGAGGATGGGGGTAAAGGACTATGGACGCTCGATTCAGATAAAAAAGAGCCTGTCATGCTGATACCTTTTGCACGTAAAATATTGAGTTATATCTGGTCTCCGAATGGGAATTACATTGCTTTCACCAGTAAAGTTCAACCCGAGGAGCAACAGAATAAGGCTGAAGTGCATCAAGTGCGAGGTAAGGTCTTCGAACGAACAACGCCGAAGGCGGAAGGTTCCGGATGGTGGGATGGTCAATACAGCCATTTGTTTGTATATGAGATCGAAAGCGGGAAGATCACGCAGGTGACTTCCGGGCTATGGAATATCAGTGCTCCGGCGTGGTCGCCAGATAGCCAGAGCCTTTCCTTCATATCCAAGCAAGTGGAGGATGAGGAACTCGATGCGGATCTGCTGCACTTTACCGATGTATACAGCATTCGATTGGGAGAAAGTGATCTCTTCAAAGTGACGGATTCCAGCCTGGTGGTAAGCCAGTTCTCCTATTCACCCGATGGACAACAGTTGATTCTGATCGCGAGTGATCGCAAATACGGAAGTGGGAGTCACAACAGATTATATGCAGTCCCCGTTCATCGAGGTATACCCAGGCCAATCGCACCTCAAGTAGATATGCAGCTTGGTAACGCGGCGCTTGGTGATATGAAGTCAGCAGCTGCTTCTCCTTCTCCACTCACGGATAATAAGCATTCGGAACTTGGTGTATATGTACTTGGGACACAGAACGGGAATGTGGATGTGTATCATATTCAAGATAATGGAGAGTGTAAATCCGTTACGGGCGATGGTGAGAAGGATGTGTATCAGTATACCTTAACATCAGATGGTACGTCGCTTGTTATCGCTGCCTTGACCGCTGAACATCCTGGAGAGTTATACCGCGTGGATATCAACAGTGGTGAAATGTTCAGACTCACCCGCCGAAATGACGAATTCATGACCGAATTAGCCATAAATGTGCCTGTTCGTGTTGAGTTTACATCTTCAGATGGATGGCCGATTCAAGGTTGGTTAGCCACACCGGCAGTACGTTCATCCAATGGGAAGCTCCCACTGATTTTGCAGATTCATGGCGGACCTCATGCGATGTATACGGGAACATTCAGTCATGAAATGCAGACACTCGTTGCACAAGGGTACGCTGTGTTATGGGTCAATCCTCGTGGAAGTATGGGATACGGTCAGGAGTTTGCCAGAGCATGCCGTGGTGACTTTGCCGGAGGTGATTATCGGGATCTGATGGAAGCTGTTGATTATGCCCTGGCTACCTATGATTTTCTTGATGAATCACGTCTGGGTGTAGCCGGTGGCAGTTATGGTGGAGTGATGACGAATTGGATCGTAGGGCATACCCACCGTTTCAAGGCGGCTGTAACCCAGCGATGCATCTCCAACTGGTTGTCCATGTATGGAACGAGCGATATTGGAATTTCCTATGTCGAAGGAGTCATTGGTGGTAATCCGGCGGAAAACGCTGAATTCCTGTGGTCCCGCTCACCTCTTGCTCATGCACACCACATTGAGACGCCACTTCTGATCATGCACGGAGAGCAGGACTATCGGACACCGATTGCGCAAGCGGAGGAATTATATACTACGCTAAAACGATACGGCAAAAAGACCAAACTGATTCGTTACCCGGGTTCCAACCACAGTTTGCTGAAAAGCGGTAAACCTTCATTACGTATCGATAGCTTCGAACAGGTGAATGCCTGGTTCAATCAGTACCTCGGGAATGAGGAGGGCGAGCAATGA
- a CDS encoding ABC transporter permease, with product MTGSNEMPIPGTEQEQDNGRAPTGFRYIWQQLIISKTGMFGAVLVLLVVLIAIGAPLLTSHDPAAVNPLNRLKPPAWLEGGTAEYWLGTDNLGRDMWSRIVYGARVSLIVGMGAVIVSGIIGAILGLVSGFYGKWLDAVIMRVGDAFMAIPTILFMLVVMAIVGPGITTLIFVIGVTNWVPFTRVVRSEVLSIKERDFVHAARSIGAKNGRLILKHILPNILSSFIVICGMNVGTTIIMEASLSFLGLGIKPPDVSWGGMLSDGRQYVATSWWVATFPGLAITFTVLGVIFLGDWLRDVLDPRTETTHK from the coding sequence ATGACAGGCAGCAATGAAATGCCAATTCCGGGTACAGAACAGGAACAAGACAATGGGCGTGCACCAACGGGATTTCGTTATATCTGGCAACAACTGATCATCAGCAAGACCGGAATGTTTGGTGCTGTGCTTGTATTGTTGGTTGTGTTAATTGCCATAGGTGCACCTCTACTGACGAGTCATGATCCGGCAGCAGTTAATCCGCTCAACCGTCTTAAACCGCCTGCATGGCTTGAGGGCGGAACGGCTGAATACTGGCTGGGAACAGATAATCTGGGCAGAGACATGTGGAGCCGAATTGTATATGGTGCCCGGGTTTCCTTAATTGTGGGTATGGGTGCGGTGATTGTGTCAGGAATAATTGGCGCAATTCTGGGGCTGGTATCCGGATTCTATGGGAAATGGCTGGATGCCGTCATCATGCGTGTAGGAGACGCATTCATGGCAATTCCAACCATTCTGTTCATGCTTGTGGTAATGGCGATTGTTGGCCCAGGTATTACGACGCTGATCTTTGTGATCGGTGTGACGAACTGGGTTCCATTCACCCGTGTGGTGAGAAGTGAGGTTCTAAGTATCAAAGAGCGTGATTTTGTTCATGCGGCCAGATCGATTGGAGCCAAGAACGGAAGACTGATTCTGAAACACATTCTCCCGAATATCCTTTCATCCTTTATCGTAATCTGCGGTATGAATGTCGGCACGACGATAATAATGGAAGCTTCACTCAGTTTCCTGGGTCTGGGTATCAAACCACCCGATGTGTCCTGGGGAGGCATGCTCAGTGATGGCAGACAATACGTTGCAACAAGCTGGTGGGTCGCTACATTCCCGGGACTAGCCATTACATTTACCGTACTCGGTGTTATTTTCCTTGGAGATTGGTTACGTGATGTGCTTGATCCACGTACGGAGACAACTCATAAATAA